In Passer domesticus isolate bPasDom1 chromosome 32, bPasDom1.hap1, whole genome shotgun sequence, the following are encoded in one genomic region:
- the PBXIP1 gene encoding pre-B-cell leukemia transcription factor-interacting protein 1 isoform X1, with protein MAEKLDPRDDESSWVLAGSEGLPIDTVGPEQDSASHGSDDEEPEEEDEGTQDTVTAVTANGATSFPRQTVCPEGSGQGDPEKCEESKAGAEPALDGSAEPSVLEGDEQEELSAEAEPQPCPDTPQAGPTPEDVSCSSSDNNTEGLRWRPGHKPRPEPPTVTPAPRRGTPDTGDDGLSMSTYLLGALALVVVGLLVVTGGVYDVADGPVESVGSWEQESLLSTDSNDSQQKPPLPDDGGPQSMESMSQLLDKLAKENQEIRLMQAELQAHKEDLQALLHKSEGAAAAAGAQQQSLAAENARLRAALEREVTALREAQAELRRLQATGTPGSPREPRAEQARATEQARAAGVPGHGKAAARRRGSLDSLRQELADTLDRARGSGDLKGLVEELSALEQHLAQVLEADRSGSFSTPWKKPSKVEKESKWHKQHGARGSPHEQERREHGKPHKKDPRAPREHKPGKTWGKPGSASHSHSRELPWLKRYRAPQGCSGVTDCAHKEGQEVLGVALEPVQKVQFLQLLESFMGQLGLGRQFGKLAPQLDGAFRADGVFAHDRLRFVDFVDDVEDLLEDVAWQERGDKEAADGFEEYMLRHYSGSTSGNVWSQRAPRQHGTRG; from the exons ATGGCGGAGAAATTGGATCCCCGAGATGACGAGAGCAGCTGGGTGCTGGCGGGCAGTGAG GGTCTGCCCATTGACACGGTGGGTCCAGAGCAGGACTCAGCCTCCCACGGGTCTGACGATGAGGagccagaggaggaggatgaaggcACCCAGGACACAGtcacag CAGTGACTGCCAATGGTGCCACTTCCTTCCCCAGGCAGACCGTGTGCCCtgagggcagcgggcagggg GACCCAGAGAAATGCGAGGAGtccaaggcaggggcagagcctgccctggatggctctgcagagcccagcgTGCTGGAGGGCGatgagcaggaggagctgagtgCTGAGGCTGAGCCACAACCCTGCCCTGACACCCCCCAGGCAG GGCCAACACCGGAGGACGtgtcctgctccagcagtgacaaTAACACGGAGGGGCTGCGGTGGCGGCCGGGCCACAAGCCCCGTCCTGAGCCCCCCACTGTCACGCCTGCCCCACGCCGGGGGACACCGGACACTGGCGATGATGGGCTCAGCATGAGCACGTACCTGCTGGGTGCCTTGGCCTTGGTGGTTGTGGGGCTGCTGGTCGTCACGG gCGGTGTCTACGACGTGGCAGATG GCCCCGTGGAGAGtgtggggagctgggagcaggagtcACTGCTGTCCACAGACAGCAAT GACTCCCAGCAGAAGCCCCCTCTGCCAGACGATGGGGGCCCGCAGAGCATGGAGTCCATGAGCCAGCTCCTGGACAAGCTGGCCAAAGAGAACCAGGAGATCCGGCTCATGCAGGCAGAGCTACAG GCCCACAAGGAAGATCTGCAGGCGCTGCTGCACAAGAGCgagggcgcggcggcggcggccggggcgcagcagcagagcctggccgCGGAGAACGCGCGGCTGCGCGCGGCGCTGGAGCGGGAGGTGACGGCGCTGCGGGAGGCCCAGGCTGAGCTGCGGCGCCTGCAGGCCACGGGGACCCCCGGCAGCCCCCGGGAGCCGCGGGCAGAGCAGGCACGTGCCACAGAGCAGGCACGAGCCGCGGGGGTGCCCGGGCACGGCAAGGCCGCGGCGCGGCGGCGCGGCAGCCTGGATTCGCTGCGGCAGGAGCTGGCGGACACCCTGGACCGTGCGCGCGGCTCTGGGGATCTCAAGGGGCTCGTGGAGGAGCTGAGCGCCCTGGAGCAGCacctggcccaggtgctggaggcagaCAGGTCAGGGTCCTTCTCCACGCCCTGGAAGAAGCCGTCCAAGGTGGAGaaggagagcaagtggcacaaGCAGCACGGCGCCAGGGGGTCCCCCCACgagcaggagaggagagagcacGGCAAACCCCACAAGAAGGATCCCCGAGCCCCCCGTGAACACAAGCCAGGCAAAACCTGGGGCAAGCCAGGCTCAGCCTCCCACAGCCACTCCCGTGAGCTGCCCTGGCTCAAGCGGTACCGGGCaccacagggctgctctggggtgaCCGACTGCGCCCACAAGGAGGGCCAGGAAGTGCTTGGGGTTGCACTGGAGCCGGTGCAGAAGGTGcagttcctgcagctgctggagagcttcatggggcagctgggcttgggGAGACAGTTTGGGAAGCTGGCGCCGCAGCTCGATGGGGCCTTTAGGGCTGACGGTGTCTTTGCCCACGACCGGCTGCGGTTTGTGGATTTTGTGGATGACGTGGAGGATCTGCTGGAGGACGTGGCGTGGCAGGAGCGGGGCGACAAGGAGGCGGCTGACGGCTTCGAGGAGTACATGCTGCGGCACTACAGCgg CAGCACCTCCGGGAACGTGTGGAGCCAGAGAGCCCCAAGGCAGCATGGCACACGTGGGTAG
- the PBXIP1 gene encoding pre-B-cell leukemia transcription factor-interacting protein 1 isoform X2 — protein sequence MAEKLDPRDDESSWVLAGSEGLPIDTVGPEQDSASHGSDDEEPEEEDEGTQDTVTVTANGATSFPRQTVCPEGSGQGDPEKCEESKAGAEPALDGSAEPSVLEGDEQEELSAEAEPQPCPDTPQAGPTPEDVSCSSSDNNTEGLRWRPGHKPRPEPPTVTPAPRRGTPDTGDDGLSMSTYLLGALALVVVGLLVVTGGVYDVADGPVESVGSWEQESLLSTDSNDSQQKPPLPDDGGPQSMESMSQLLDKLAKENQEIRLMQAELQAHKEDLQALLHKSEGAAAAAGAQQQSLAAENARLRAALEREVTALREAQAELRRLQATGTPGSPREPRAEQARATEQARAAGVPGHGKAAARRRGSLDSLRQELADTLDRARGSGDLKGLVEELSALEQHLAQVLEADRSGSFSTPWKKPSKVEKESKWHKQHGARGSPHEQERREHGKPHKKDPRAPREHKPGKTWGKPGSASHSHSRELPWLKRYRAPQGCSGVTDCAHKEGQEVLGVALEPVQKVQFLQLLESFMGQLGLGRQFGKLAPQLDGAFRADGVFAHDRLRFVDFVDDVEDLLEDVAWQERGDKEAADGFEEYMLRHYSGSTSGNVWSQRAPRQHGTRG from the exons ATGGCGGAGAAATTGGATCCCCGAGATGACGAGAGCAGCTGGGTGCTGGCGGGCAGTGAG GGTCTGCCCATTGACACGGTGGGTCCAGAGCAGGACTCAGCCTCCCACGGGTCTGACGATGAGGagccagaggaggaggatgaaggcACCCAGGACACAGtcacag TGACTGCCAATGGTGCCACTTCCTTCCCCAGGCAGACCGTGTGCCCtgagggcagcgggcagggg GACCCAGAGAAATGCGAGGAGtccaaggcaggggcagagcctgccctggatggctctgcagagcccagcgTGCTGGAGGGCGatgagcaggaggagctgagtgCTGAGGCTGAGCCACAACCCTGCCCTGACACCCCCCAGGCAG GGCCAACACCGGAGGACGtgtcctgctccagcagtgacaaTAACACGGAGGGGCTGCGGTGGCGGCCGGGCCACAAGCCCCGTCCTGAGCCCCCCACTGTCACGCCTGCCCCACGCCGGGGGACACCGGACACTGGCGATGATGGGCTCAGCATGAGCACGTACCTGCTGGGTGCCTTGGCCTTGGTGGTTGTGGGGCTGCTGGTCGTCACGG gCGGTGTCTACGACGTGGCAGATG GCCCCGTGGAGAGtgtggggagctgggagcaggagtcACTGCTGTCCACAGACAGCAAT GACTCCCAGCAGAAGCCCCCTCTGCCAGACGATGGGGGCCCGCAGAGCATGGAGTCCATGAGCCAGCTCCTGGACAAGCTGGCCAAAGAGAACCAGGAGATCCGGCTCATGCAGGCAGAGCTACAG GCCCACAAGGAAGATCTGCAGGCGCTGCTGCACAAGAGCgagggcgcggcggcggcggccggggcgcagcagcagagcctggccgCGGAGAACGCGCGGCTGCGCGCGGCGCTGGAGCGGGAGGTGACGGCGCTGCGGGAGGCCCAGGCTGAGCTGCGGCGCCTGCAGGCCACGGGGACCCCCGGCAGCCCCCGGGAGCCGCGGGCAGAGCAGGCACGTGCCACAGAGCAGGCACGAGCCGCGGGGGTGCCCGGGCACGGCAAGGCCGCGGCGCGGCGGCGCGGCAGCCTGGATTCGCTGCGGCAGGAGCTGGCGGACACCCTGGACCGTGCGCGCGGCTCTGGGGATCTCAAGGGGCTCGTGGAGGAGCTGAGCGCCCTGGAGCAGCacctggcccaggtgctggaggcagaCAGGTCAGGGTCCTTCTCCACGCCCTGGAAGAAGCCGTCCAAGGTGGAGaaggagagcaagtggcacaaGCAGCACGGCGCCAGGGGGTCCCCCCACgagcaggagaggagagagcacGGCAAACCCCACAAGAAGGATCCCCGAGCCCCCCGTGAACACAAGCCAGGCAAAACCTGGGGCAAGCCAGGCTCAGCCTCCCACAGCCACTCCCGTGAGCTGCCCTGGCTCAAGCGGTACCGGGCaccacagggctgctctggggtgaCCGACTGCGCCCACAAGGAGGGCCAGGAAGTGCTTGGGGTTGCACTGGAGCCGGTGCAGAAGGTGcagttcctgcagctgctggagagcttcatggggcagctgggcttgggGAGACAGTTTGGGAAGCTGGCGCCGCAGCTCGATGGGGCCTTTAGGGCTGACGGTGTCTTTGCCCACGACCGGCTGCGGTTTGTGGATTTTGTGGATGACGTGGAGGATCTGCTGGAGGACGTGGCGTGGCAGGAGCGGGGCGACAAGGAGGCGGCTGACGGCTTCGAGGAGTACATGCTGCGGCACTACAGCgg CAGCACCTCCGGGAACGTGTGGAGCCAGAGAGCCCCAAGGCAGCATGGCACACGTGGGTAG
- the PBXIP1 gene encoding pre-B-cell leukemia transcription factor-interacting protein 1 isoform X3 has translation MAEKLDPRDDESSWVLAGSEGLPIDTVGPEQDSASHGSDDEEPEEEDEGTQDTVTAVTANGATSFPRQTVCPEGSGQGDPEKCEESKAGAEPALDGSAEPSVLEGDEQEELSAEAEPQPCPDTPQAGPTPEDVSCSSSDNNTEGLRWRPGHKPRPEPPTVTPAPRRGTPDTGDDGLSMSTYLLGALALVVVGLLVVTGGVYDVADGPVESVGSWEQESLLSTDSNDSQQKPPLPDDGGPQSMESMSQLLDKLAKENQEIRLMQAELQAHKEDLQALLHKSEGAAAAAGAQQQSLAAENARLRAALEREVTALREAQAELRRLQATGTPGSPREPRAEQARATEQARAAGVPGHGKAAARRRGSLDSLRQELADTLDRARGSGDLKGLVEELSALEQHLAQVLEADRSGSFSTPWKKPSKVEKESKWHKQHGARGSPHEQERREHGKPHKKDPRAPREHKPGKTWGKPGSASHSHSRELPWLKRYRAPQGCSGVTDCAHKEGQEVLGVALEPVQKVQFLQLLESFMGQLGLGRQFGKLAPQLDGAFRADGVFAHDRLRFVDFVDDVEDLLEDVAWQERGDKEAADGFEEYMLRHYSGTSGNVWSQRAPRQHGTRG, from the exons ATGGCGGAGAAATTGGATCCCCGAGATGACGAGAGCAGCTGGGTGCTGGCGGGCAGTGAG GGTCTGCCCATTGACACGGTGGGTCCAGAGCAGGACTCAGCCTCCCACGGGTCTGACGATGAGGagccagaggaggaggatgaaggcACCCAGGACACAGtcacag CAGTGACTGCCAATGGTGCCACTTCCTTCCCCAGGCAGACCGTGTGCCCtgagggcagcgggcagggg GACCCAGAGAAATGCGAGGAGtccaaggcaggggcagagcctgccctggatggctctgcagagcccagcgTGCTGGAGGGCGatgagcaggaggagctgagtgCTGAGGCTGAGCCACAACCCTGCCCTGACACCCCCCAGGCAG GGCCAACACCGGAGGACGtgtcctgctccagcagtgacaaTAACACGGAGGGGCTGCGGTGGCGGCCGGGCCACAAGCCCCGTCCTGAGCCCCCCACTGTCACGCCTGCCCCACGCCGGGGGACACCGGACACTGGCGATGATGGGCTCAGCATGAGCACGTACCTGCTGGGTGCCTTGGCCTTGGTGGTTGTGGGGCTGCTGGTCGTCACGG gCGGTGTCTACGACGTGGCAGATG GCCCCGTGGAGAGtgtggggagctgggagcaggagtcACTGCTGTCCACAGACAGCAAT GACTCCCAGCAGAAGCCCCCTCTGCCAGACGATGGGGGCCCGCAGAGCATGGAGTCCATGAGCCAGCTCCTGGACAAGCTGGCCAAAGAGAACCAGGAGATCCGGCTCATGCAGGCAGAGCTACAG GCCCACAAGGAAGATCTGCAGGCGCTGCTGCACAAGAGCgagggcgcggcggcggcggccggggcgcagcagcagagcctggccgCGGAGAACGCGCGGCTGCGCGCGGCGCTGGAGCGGGAGGTGACGGCGCTGCGGGAGGCCCAGGCTGAGCTGCGGCGCCTGCAGGCCACGGGGACCCCCGGCAGCCCCCGGGAGCCGCGGGCAGAGCAGGCACGTGCCACAGAGCAGGCACGAGCCGCGGGGGTGCCCGGGCACGGCAAGGCCGCGGCGCGGCGGCGCGGCAGCCTGGATTCGCTGCGGCAGGAGCTGGCGGACACCCTGGACCGTGCGCGCGGCTCTGGGGATCTCAAGGGGCTCGTGGAGGAGCTGAGCGCCCTGGAGCAGCacctggcccaggtgctggaggcagaCAGGTCAGGGTCCTTCTCCACGCCCTGGAAGAAGCCGTCCAAGGTGGAGaaggagagcaagtggcacaaGCAGCACGGCGCCAGGGGGTCCCCCCACgagcaggagaggagagagcacGGCAAACCCCACAAGAAGGATCCCCGAGCCCCCCGTGAACACAAGCCAGGCAAAACCTGGGGCAAGCCAGGCTCAGCCTCCCACAGCCACTCCCGTGAGCTGCCCTGGCTCAAGCGGTACCGGGCaccacagggctgctctggggtgaCCGACTGCGCCCACAAGGAGGGCCAGGAAGTGCTTGGGGTTGCACTGGAGCCGGTGCAGAAGGTGcagttcctgcagctgctggagagcttcatggggcagctgggcttgggGAGACAGTTTGGGAAGCTGGCGCCGCAGCTCGATGGGGCCTTTAGGGCTGACGGTGTCTTTGCCCACGACCGGCTGCGGTTTGTGGATTTTGTGGATGACGTGGAGGATCTGCTGGAGGACGTGGCGTGGCAGGAGCGGGGCGACAAGGAGGCGGCTGACGGCTTCGAGGAGTACATGCTGCGGCACTACAGCgg CACCTCCGGGAACGTGTGGAGCCAGAGAGCCCCAAGGCAGCATGGCACACGTGGGTAG
- the PMVK gene encoding phosphomevalonate kinase yields MAAPRAVLLLSGKRKSGKDFVAEELRSRLGPDVCTILRLSGPLKEQYAKEHGLDFQRLLDASAYKERFRQDMIRWGEEKRRADPGFFCRAAVQGALQPVWVVSDTRRPSDVEWFRAAYGDAVQTVRVVAAEETRKRRNWVFVAGVDDAESECGLDQGVAFDWVITNDGDEVALGEQLEVLVQSVHRSL; encoded by the exons ATGGCGGCGCCGCGcgcggtgctgctgctgagcggGAAGAGGAAATCGGGGAAGGATTTCGTGGCCGAGGAGCTGCGGAGCCG GCTGGGCCCTGATGTCTGCACCATTCTGCGCCTCTCCGGGCCCCTCAAGGAGCAGTACGCCAAG GAGCACGGGCTGGACTTCCAGAGGCTCCTGGACGCCAGCGCCTACAAGGAGAGGTTCCGCCAGGACATGATCCGCTGGGGCGAGGAGAAGCGCCGCGCCGACCCCGGCTTCTTCTGCCGGGCAGCGGTGCAGGGGGCACTGCAGCCGGTGTGG GTGGTGAGCGACACGCGGCGCCCGTCAGACGTGGAGTGGTTCCGCGCCGCCTACGGGGACGCGGTGCAGACCGTCAGGGTGGTGGCTGCTGAGGAgacgaggaagaggaggaactGGGTCTTTGTCGCCG gggtGGACGACGCTGAATCCGAGTGTGGCCTGGACCAGGGAGTGGCCTTTGACTGGGTGATCACCAACGACGGCGACGAGGTGGCCCTGGGCGAGcagctggaggtgctggtgcAGTCTGTCCACAGGAGCCTATAG